A region from the Eleginops maclovinus isolate JMC-PN-2008 ecotype Puerto Natales chromosome 17, JC_Emac_rtc_rv5, whole genome shotgun sequence genome encodes:
- the LOC134879365 gene encoding ras-related protein Rap-1b yields the protein MREYKLVVLGSGGVGKSALTVQFVQGIFVEKYDPTIEDSYRKQVEVDGQQCMLEILDTAGTEQFTAMRDLYMKNGQGFALVYSITAQSTFNDLQDLREQILRVKDTEDVPMILVGNKCDLEVERVVAKDSGVGLARQWNSCAFLETSAKSKINVNEIFYDLVRQINRKSPVPGKTRKKSTCQLL from the exons ATGCGTGAATACAAACTGGTGGTGTTGGGATCAGGAGGCGTCGGGAAGTCAGCGCTG acggTTCAGTTTGTTCAGGGGATTTTTGTGGAGAAATACGACCCGACGATAGAGGATTCCTACAGGAAG caaGTGGAGGTGGACGGGCAGCAGTGTATGTTAGAGATCCTGGATACAGCAGGAACA gagcaGTTCACAGCGATGCGGGATCTGTACATGAAGAACGGTCAGGGCTTTGCACTGGTTTACTCCATCACCGCTCAGTCCACCTTCAACGACCTGCAGGACCTGAGAGAGCAGATCTTAAGAGTGAAGGACACGGAGGAc GTGCCGATGATCCTAGTGGGAAATAAGTGTGACCTGGAGGTGGAGCGGGTCGTGGCCAAGGACTCGGGCGTCGGTCTTGCCCGGCAGTGGAACTCCTGCGCCTTCCTGGAGACCTCCGCCAAGAGCAAGATCAACGTCAACGAG atCTTCTACGACCTGGTACGACAGATCAACAGGAAGAGTCCAGTTCCAGGGAAAACTCGCAAAAAGTCCACCTGTCAACTTCTCTAA